One region of Armatimonadota bacterium genomic DNA includes:
- a CDS encoding zinc ribbon domain-containing protein, whose amino-acid sequence MRVIMECPRCGRQNARTLQHCQACNEWLHGASAVVGVCPQCHLPVRESELACSNCGAYLDPRLEQEGGPRLPQEKRLGLRARKAMAEPGRAAARLISAAFLCRAVGAAVVVASLARGIVAVQELRVAATPDEAMFIAYAAVLWALAGIVGVGLLVAGFVILRPPR is encoded by the coding sequence ATGCGGGTGATCATGGAGTGCCCGCGGTGCGGGCGGCAGAACGCTCGCACCTTGCAGCACTGCCAGGCGTGCAACGAGTGGCTGCACGGAGCCAGCGCGGTCGTGGGCGTGTGCCCGCAGTGCCACCTGCCGGTGCGCGAGAGCGAATTGGCATGCTCCAACTGCGGCGCTTACCTGGATCCCCGGCTCGAGCAGGAAGGAGGGCCGCGCCTGCCGCAGGAGAAGCGCCTCGGCCTGCGCGCGCGCAAGGCGATGGCGGAGCCGGGGCGAGCCGCCGCCCGCCTCATCTCGGCCGCGTTCCTGTGCCGGGCGGTGGGAGCGGCGGTGGTGGTGGCCTCCCTGGCGCGGGGGATCGTGGCGGTGCAGGAACTGCGCGTCGCCGCCACTCCCGACGAGGCGATGTTCATAGCTTACGCGGCGGTGTTGTGGGCGCTGGCGGGCATCGTGGGGGTGGGCTTGCTGGTGGCCGGGTTCGTGATCCTGCGCCCGCCGCGCTGA
- a CDS encoding isoprenyl transferase — MKRHPCEPPPPPTAEELMATLDRERLPRHVAIIMDGNGRWAQERSLPRVMGHQAGAESVRAAVELCDEVGIGVLTLYTFSSENWARPREEVAGLMHLIAEKMRVELPEMHERNVRVRAIGRLHELPPRVRTILEQAEEVTAKNSGLRFHLAINYGGRAEIADAARAMAAQVASGDLRPEDVSEERLAHHLYAPEVPDPDLLVRTGGEMRVSNYLLWEIAYAEIVVVPTLWPDFRRQDLLAALAEYQRRRRRFGRVGDDL, encoded by the coding sequence ATGAAACGACATCCCTGCGAGCCCCCGCCCCCGCCCACGGCCGAGGAGCTGATGGCGACGCTCGACCGCGAACGGTTGCCGCGCCACGTGGCCATTATCATGGACGGCAACGGCCGCTGGGCGCAGGAGCGGTCGCTGCCGCGCGTCATGGGCCACCAGGCGGGAGCGGAGAGCGTGCGCGCGGCGGTGGAGCTGTGCGACGAGGTGGGCATCGGTGTGCTCACGCTGTACACGTTCTCGTCGGAAAACTGGGCGCGCCCGCGGGAAGAGGTCGCGGGCCTGATGCACCTGATCGCGGAGAAGATGCGCGTCGAGCTGCCGGAGATGCACGAGCGCAACGTGCGGGTGCGCGCCATCGGCCGGCTGCACGAGTTGCCGCCGCGGGTGCGGACGATCCTGGAGCAGGCGGAGGAGGTCACCGCGAAAAACTCCGGTCTGCGCTTCCATCTGGCGATCAATTACGGCGGTCGCGCCGAGATCGCGGATGCGGCGCGAGCGATGGCGGCGCAGGTCGCGTCCGGCGACCTGCGGCCGGAGGACGTATCGGAGGAGCGTCTCGCTCACCACCTTTATGCGCCGGAGGTGCCGGATCCGGACCTGCTGGTGCGCACCGGCGGGGAGATGCGCGTGAGCAACTACTTGCTGTGGGAGATCGCCTACGCCGAGATCGTGGTGGTGCCGACGCTGTGGCCTGATTTCCGGCGCCAGGACTTGCTCGCCGCGCTGGCGGAATACCAGCGGCGCCGACGCCGATTCGGCAGGGTCGGGGACGACCTCTGA
- the pyrH gene encoding UMP kinase, translating into MGAPKYRRILVKLSGEIFAGGDRFGIDAASVRRLAQELKEVREIGVEIAIVVGGGNIFRGRSRAPFDIERTTADYMGMLASVLNALALQDALEKLGVYTRVQSAIQMQEVAEPYIRRRAVRHLEKGRIVIFAAGTGNPYFTTDTAAALRAAEVGAEALLKGSTVDAIYDRDPKLDAGAQRLARLDYMEALTRRIKALDATAVSLSQDTGLPIILFDIREPGNLKRVVLGEAIGSVISAPGGG; encoded by the coding sequence GTGGGCGCACCCAAGTATAGGCGCATCCTGGTCAAGCTCAGCGGCGAGATCTTCGCCGGCGGAGATCGGTTCGGGATCGACGCCGCCAGCGTCCGTCGGCTGGCGCAGGAGCTCAAGGAGGTGCGCGAGATCGGGGTCGAGATCGCAATCGTGGTCGGCGGGGGCAATATCTTCCGCGGGCGCAGCCGCGCGCCCTTTGACATCGAGCGTACCACCGCCGACTACATGGGCATGCTCGCCAGCGTCCTCAACGCCCTGGCGCTGCAGGATGCGCTGGAGAAGCTGGGGGTCTATACCCGCGTGCAGAGCGCGATCCAGATGCAGGAGGTGGCCGAGCCCTACATCCGGCGGCGCGCGGTGCGCCACCTGGAGAAGGGACGCATCGTCATTTTCGCCGCCGGCACCGGCAATCCGTACTTCACCACCGATACCGCGGCGGCGCTGCGCGCGGCGGAGGTGGGCGCCGAGGCGCTGCTCAAGGGCTCGACCGTGGACGCGATCTACGACCGCGACCCCAAGCTCGATGCGGGCGCCCAGCGGCTGGCTCGTCTCGATTACATGGAGGCGCTGACGCGGCGCATCAAGGCGCTCGACGCCACCGCCGTCTCGCTGAGCCAGGACACGGGCCTGCCTATCATCCTCTTCGACATCCGGGAGCCGGGCAATCTCAAGCGCGTGGTGCTCGGCGAAGCCATCGGCAGCGTCATATCGGCACCCGGCGGTGGGTAG
- the frr gene encoding ribosome recycling factor: MDQALEATRREFATIRSGRANPALLDRITVEAYDTHMPLNQLATISAPEPRMLIIAPWDQTLIGAIRNALTRSDLGLNPSTDGRLLRVPVPELSEERRRDLAKLVGRKAEESRVAIRNLRREAVEKLRKLQKAGDISEDDARRAQDQVQKATDAHTREVDRLQEAKAAEIMEV; the protein is encoded by the coding sequence ATGGATCAGGCGCTGGAAGCGACGCGGCGTGAGTTCGCTACCATTCGCAGCGGCCGCGCCAACCCCGCGTTGCTCGACCGCATCACGGTTGAGGCCTACGACACCCACATGCCCCTCAACCAGCTCGCTACCATTTCCGCGCCCGAGCCGCGGATGCTGATCATCGCGCCCTGGGACCAGACCCTGATCGGCGCCATCCGCAACGCGCTCACCCGGTCCGATCTCGGCCTCAACCCCTCGACCGACGGCCGCCTCCTGCGGGTGCCGGTGCCGGAACTGAGTGAGGAGCGCCGCCGGGATCTCGCCAAGCTGGTGGGCCGCAAGGCGGAGGAGAGCCGGGTCGCGATCCGCAATCTCCGCCGCGAAGCGGTCGAGAAGTTGCGCAAGCTGCAGAAGGCGGGCGACATCTCGGAGGACGACGCGCGGCGCGCCCAGGACCAGGTGCAGAAAGCCACCGACGCCCACACGCGGGAGGTGGACCGGCTCCAAGAAGCGAAGGCGGCGGAGATCATGGAGGTGTGA